Genomic DNA from Candidatus Methylomirabilota bacterium:
GTGGAGGACACGGGCATCGGCATCCCGGCCAGCGCCCTGCCGCACATCTTCGGCTGGTACGAGCAGGCCCATCACCGGCGGGGCGGCACCGGCCTCGGGCTGCCGATCGTGCGCGGTCTGGTGGAGGCGCATGGAGGACGCGTGACGGTAGAATCGCAGGAAGGCAAGGGCAGCCGCTTCACGGTCTTGCTTCCGCGCGGAAGGGCGGAAGAGTGAGCCGATTCGTACGGGGAGTGACGATGGCGATGCTCCTGGCGGGCTGCGCGCCGTGGTGGCCGCCGGCGGCGCTCCTCGATCGCGCGGACCGACTGGTGCAGAAGGGTGAGTACGCCAGCGCCGTGCGGACGTACGACGAGCTGCTGGCGAAGTATCCCGACGACCCCGCCGCCCGGCGCGCGCTGGCCAGCCGCGACGCGGTGGCCGGCCTGGTGGCCGCCCGCACGGACATCGCGCGCCTGCGCGAGGAGCTCGCCGCCCGCGACGGCGAGCTGAACCGCTTGCGGCAGGAGCTGGAGCGCCTGCGCGAAGACCTGGAGAATCTCAAGAAACTCGACCTGCGCGACGAGCGTCGCCGCCGATGACGACGATGCGAGCATCGTCGACGAGCCGGCCGCGGGTGAAGAGCAGGACGCGCGTCTCAGCGGGCCAGCCCGGCGCGGCTGCCTCGAGCGGGTGGCAGGGGAGCGGCCCCCGTCCGCCAGCAGCCCGTGGCACTCCGCGCGAAGCGCGAGAGATATCACGCCGGACGCTGCGGGTCGATACGCCCCGGCCGCAACGCCAGCCACCGACAGCGATGCCGGACGGGGGCCGCTCCCCTGCCAGGACCCGCTCGCGACCAGCCGCGCCGGAGATCGAGCGATGAAGCGGCGCGTGCTGGTCGTCGACGACGACGCCGCGATCCTCGAGGTGCTCGAGATGCGCCTGACCGCCATGGGCTTCGAGGTGACCGGGACCAGCCGGCCCCAGGACGCCATCGACGCGATGACCGCCGGGCGCTTCGACCTGGCGCTGCTGGATCTCCGCATGGAGCCCCTCGACGGCATTCAGCTCATGGAGACGCTCCACTCCCGGCAGCCGCGCCTGCCGGTGCTCATCATGACCGCCCACGGCACCATCGAGACGGCGGTCGAGGCCGTGCAGCGAGGCGCCTTCGATTACCTGACCAAGCCGTTCGTGCGCGACGAGCTGCGGGCCAAGATCCGCCGGGCGCTCTCGGCGCGGCGCTGGGCGCGCGACCGCGAGCGTCTACTGGCGGTGGGCGAGACGTTCGCGTCGTCCGGCGTCATGGAGCGCATCCTGGACGCCGTGGTCCAGGCTGCGGTGGAGACCACGGAGGCAGAGCGGGCCGTGGTCTTCCAGCTCACCAGCGGGCGCCTGGTGCCGATGGCCAGCGCGGGGTCGCCGCCCCCGTCGTGGAGCGCGCTGGAGACGGCGGCGGCCCAGGCGATCGAGAAGGGCGCGCCCATGACGGTGCCCGGCGCGGAGTCCCGGATCATCGTCGCCGCTCCGCTGGTCGTGCAGCGGGGCCCGGTGGGGGCCCTGGTGATCGAGACGCCCGCGCGCGTGGAGCCGACGGAGGACGACCTCGAGCTGCTCGCGCTCTTCTCCTCCCAGGCGGCGATCGCCATCCGGAACACGCATGAGCTCGAGCGGCTGCGGAGCGGCGCCCTGGCCGCTCTGGGCCGGATGGCGACGCAGGTGGCCCACGAGCTGAAGAACCCGCTAGCCGGCCTGCGTCTCTACGCCCGCCACCTGGAGCAGCGGCTCGAGAAGGGCCGCGATGTCGAGAGCGCGGACCTGGCGCGGAAGGTCACGTCCACGGTCGATCACCTGACGGCGGTGGTCTCGGAAATCACCGCCTTCGGGCGCCCGCCCGAGCTGCACCGCGCGCCCACCTCGCTGGCTGCGCTGCTCGACGAGTGCATCGCGCTGGCGCGCGCCCGCTGCCCGTCCGAGGGCATCGAGATCGTGCGGTCGTACGACCCCGCCTGTCCGGAGGCGCAGGTCGACGCCCGCGAGCTGCGCAAAGCCTTCTTGAACCTGGTCCTCAACGGGCTGGAGGCCCTCAACGACCGGGGCCGGTTGACGGTGGGCGTACTCTACACGGCCGAGGCGCAGGCGATCACGGTGGCCATCGACGACACCGGACCGGGGATGGGCGACGAGACGCTCGCCCGCGTCTTCGACCTGTTCTTCACCACCAAGCCGGACGGCACTGGGCTCGGCATGGCCATCGCCCGCTCGGTGGTCGATCTGCACGGTGGCGAGCTGACGATCCAGAGCGCGCCCGGCCACGGCACCCGCGTGCGCATCCGCATCCCCGTCGGCGCCCCGGCCGCCCGCTCCGGAGCCGAGGAGGCCCGGTGAAGCACGGGCGCACAGTCCTCGTCGTCGACGACGAGCCGACCATTCTCGACGGCCTCCGACTCACGCTGGAGGCCGACGGCTACGCCGTCCGCATGGCCGGCAGCGTGCAGACCGCCCTCTCCGTCCTGGCCCAGGCCGACGTCCAGGCCGCGATCGTCGACCTCATGCTCCCCGACGGCGACGGCATCGCCCTCACCCGGGAGCTGAAGAAGCGGGACCCGTCGGTCGAGGTGATCATCGTCACCGCCTACGGCTCGGTGCGGAAGGCGATGGAGGCCACCAAGGGCGCGGGGGCCTTCTACGTCCTCGAGAAGCCCTTCGACCCCGACGAGGTGCTGGGGCTCGTCAAGAACGCGCTCGAGCACCGCAAGCTGGTCGCCGAGAACACCGACCTGCGCCGCCGGCTGGCCGAGCAGTCCGCCGACAGCGAAATCCTCTCCGCCGCGCCCTCCATGCGGCGCGTGATGGAGACGGTGGCCTCGGTGGCCGACGCCGACGCCAACGTGCTCATCGTCGGCGAGAGTGGCACCGGCAAGGAGCTGATCGCCAACGCGCTCCACGAGCGGAGCCGGCGGCGCGACGGTCCCTGGATCAAGATCAACTGCGCCGCGCTGCCCAAGGACCTCATCGAGTCGGAGCTATTCGGCCACACCAGGGGCTCGTTCACCGGCGCCACCACCGAGAAGGTCGGCCTGCTGGAGGAGGCGCACCGGGGCTCGTTGCTGCTCGACGAGATCATCGAGATGCCCGTCGATCTGCAGGCCAAACTCCTCCGCGTGCTCGAAGAGCGGGTGGTGCGGCGGCTCGGCGGCACCAAGGCCGTGGCCGTCGATTTCCGGCTGATCTCCTCGACTAACCGCAACGCCGACCTCGCCGTCAAGGAAGGCCAGCTCCGGCAGGACCTTTATTTCCGGATCAATACGGTGACCATCCAGGTGCCGCCGCTGCGCGAACGCCCCGACGATATTCCGCTGCTGGTCCAGGCCTTCCTGGAGCGCTACGCGGCCAGGCACGACCGGCGGATGGACGGCATCGAGCCGGAGGCGTACCGGCGCCTGCTCGGTTACCCGTGGCCGGGAAACGTGCGGGAGCTGCAGCACGCGATCGAGCACGCCGTCCTGGTGACGCACGGTAAGCAGATCACGCTGGCCGATCTGCCCGAGGCGCTCCAGCGCACGGTCGCGGAGGGCGCGGCGTCGTCGATCGCGCCCTCGGAGGTACCCGCGGGCTCGCTGGAGGAGATCGAGCGGGCCTCGATCCTCAAGGCGCTCGAGACCACCCGGTGGAACAAGCAGGCCGCGGCCGCGCTGCTGGGCCTGCGCCGCCCCACCCTCTACTCCAAGATGCGCAAGCACGGCATTCCCCAGCGGCCCAGCTGACGTCCCTGCCACGCGCCCGGCCGCCGGCCCGCTCCGGGACCGGTACGGGTAGCTCGGGGACGGGCGCCCCCGGTTCAGCCCAGCGGTACCGAGCGAAGACGACGCGACCTGGTCCGCACCTCAGCCCGGGGCGCCGGGAGCAGCCGGAGCCGTTGGCAGCGCTTGTGGAGTGTGTT
This window encodes:
- a CDS encoding tetratricopeptide repeat protein; this encodes MSRFVRGVTMAMLLAGCAPWWPPAALLDRADRLVQKGEYASAVRTYDELLAKYPDDPAARRALASRDAVAGLVAARTDIARLREELAARDGELNRLRQELERLREDLENLKKLDLRDERRRR
- a CDS encoding response regulator; the encoded protein is MKRRVLVVDDDAAILEVLEMRLTAMGFEVTGTSRPQDAIDAMTAGRFDLALLDLRMEPLDGIQLMETLHSRQPRLPVLIMTAHGTIETAVEAVQRGAFDYLTKPFVRDELRAKIRRALSARRWARDRERLLAVGETFASSGVMERILDAVVQAAVETTEAERAVVFQLTSGRLVPMASAGSPPPSWSALETAAAQAIEKGAPMTVPGAESRIIVAAPLVVQRGPVGALVIETPARVEPTEDDLELLALFSSQAAIAIRNTHELERLRSGALAALGRMATQVAHELKNPLAGLRLYARHLEQRLEKGRDVESADLARKVTSTVDHLTAVVSEITAFGRPPELHRAPTSLAALLDECIALARARCPSEGIEIVRSYDPACPEAQVDARELRKAFLNLVLNGLEALNDRGRLTVGVLYTAEAQAITVAIDDTGPGMGDETLARVFDLFFTTKPDGTGLGMAIARSVVDLHGGELTIQSAPGHGTRVRIRIPVGAPAARSGAEEAR
- a CDS encoding sigma-54 dependent transcriptional regulator, which gives rise to MKHGRTVLVVDDEPTILDGLRLTLEADGYAVRMAGSVQTALSVLAQADVQAAIVDLMLPDGDGIALTRELKKRDPSVEVIIVTAYGSVRKAMEATKGAGAFYVLEKPFDPDEVLGLVKNALEHRKLVAENTDLRRRLAEQSADSEILSAAPSMRRVMETVASVADADANVLIVGESGTGKELIANALHERSRRRDGPWIKINCAALPKDLIESELFGHTRGSFTGATTEKVGLLEEAHRGSLLLDEIIEMPVDLQAKLLRVLEERVVRRLGGTKAVAVDFRLISSTNRNADLAVKEGQLRQDLYFRINTVTIQVPPLRERPDDIPLLVQAFLERYAARHDRRMDGIEPEAYRRLLGYPWPGNVRELQHAIEHAVLVTHGKQITLADLPEALQRTVAEGAASSIAPSEVPAGSLEEIERASILKALETTRWNKQAAAALLGLRRPTLYSKMRKHGIPQRPS